A region from the Pseudonocardia petroleophila genome encodes:
- the trmB gene encoding tRNA (guanosine(46)-N7)-methyltransferase TrmB: protein MTTRPPLGAPPEDRPRITSFVHHRARLTEGQQRAWDRSWPVLGRDVADVVEGSVAYDPSAWFGRTAPLVLEIGSGMGESTAALAAAAPEHDHLAVEVFEPGLAQLLMRIEELGLTNLALLRGDAVELLRTRVPEGSLSAVRIYFPDPWPKRKHRKRRLVQPEVAALVASRLAPGGTLHLATDWEDYATQMRAVCDGEHSLVNTAADAPGGWFPRPDWRPVTKFEQRAHLEGRAVHDLLYRRRSAGRTSDHAS from the coding sequence GTGACCACGCGTCCGCCGCTCGGCGCGCCGCCCGAGGACCGGCCCCGGATCACGAGCTTCGTGCACCACCGCGCCCGGCTCACCGAGGGCCAGCAGCGGGCCTGGGACCGGTCGTGGCCGGTGCTGGGCCGCGACGTCGCCGACGTCGTCGAGGGGTCCGTGGCCTACGACCCGTCCGCCTGGTTCGGCCGCACCGCCCCGCTGGTGCTGGAGATCGGGTCCGGCATGGGCGAGTCGACGGCCGCGCTCGCGGCGGCCGCCCCCGAGCACGACCACCTCGCGGTCGAGGTCTTCGAGCCCGGCCTCGCGCAGCTGCTCATGCGCATCGAGGAGCTGGGGCTGACCAACCTCGCCCTGCTGCGCGGCGACGCCGTCGAGCTGCTGCGGACGCGGGTCCCCGAGGGGTCGCTCAGCGCCGTCCGGATCTACTTCCCGGACCCGTGGCCCAAGCGCAAGCACCGCAAGCGGCGCCTGGTGCAGCCGGAGGTCGCGGCGCTCGTCGCGTCCCGCCTCGCGCCGGGAGGGACCCTGCACCTGGCGACGGACTGGGAGGACTACGCGACCCAGATGCGTGCGGTCTGTGACGGTGAGCACTCTTTGGTGAACACGGCCGCCGATGCTCCGGGTGGCTGGTTCCCGCGCCCGGACTGGCGCCCCGTGACCAAGTTCGAGCAGCGCGCCCACCTCGAAGGACGCGCCGTCCATGATCTTCTCTACCGGCGCCGCTCCGCTGGGCGCACTAGCGATCACGCTTCGTGA